Proteins found in one Sorghum bicolor cultivar BTx623 chromosome 1, Sorghum_bicolor_NCBIv3, whole genome shotgun sequence genomic segment:
- the LOC8062857 gene encoding MLO-like protein 9 has protein sequence MGGDGDGTRALDQTPTWAVAAVCAVIVAASILLEGLLHHLGQLLNKKRKIALFDALEKVKSELMTLGFISLLLTVTGRYIAHICIPEGAANTMLPCRRQSGHSEAEEPEDHGRRHLSEDPTNLFSCPKGMVSLVSADGMHQLHIFVFFLAVFHVTFSFFTMSLGRAKTRIWKVWEKETCSPEYNYLNDPSKFRLTHQTSFVRQHASCWSKSTITLYFVSFFRQFFRSVRRTDYLTLRHGFISAHLSPGTRFNFRKYIKRSLEDDFKTVVGISPPLWASALAVMLFNVHGWHNLFWFSTIPLVVILAVGTKLQAIIAMMAIEITERHTVIQGMPVVKLSDDHFWFGKPRLVLHLIHFASFQNAFEITYFFWIWYEFGLRSCFHDNFELIIARVCLGAIVQFMCSYITLPLYALVSQMGSQMKRTIFDEQTAKALKKWHKAVVKKKHHNKGSSHDSSETPSTDTATPAREAGEWQRLHDVPVRHLHRYKTIAHVGGARSPLSDSDYSDTDDTEPLSSSQTRHLIPPAKQRSLDTERAEVRVDVVETVAAVAPRDVLQDSFSFPRLLPPRHVPDK, from the exons ATGGGCGGCGACGGGGACGGCACGAGGGCGCTGGACCAGACGCCGACGTGGGCCGTGGCCGCCGTCTGCGCTGTCATCGTCGCGGCATCCATCCTCCTCGAGggcctcctccaccacctcgGCCAG TTGCTCAACAAGAAGCGGAAGATAGCGCTGTTCGACGCTCTGGAGAAGGTTAAATCCG AGCTGATGACTCTGGGGTTCATATCGCTGCTGCTGACCGTGACGGGGAGGTACATAGCGCACATCTGCATCCCGGAGGGAGCCGCCAACACCATGCTGCCCTGCCGCCGTCAGTCCGGCCACTCGGAGGCGGAGGAGCCCGAGGACCATGGCCGACGGCACCTGTCTGAAGATCCCACCAACCTTTTTTCCTGCCCCAAA GGCATGGTGTCGCTTGTTTCAGCCGACGGCATGCATCAGCTGCACAttttcgtcttcttcttggccgtctTCCATGTTACCTTCAGTTTCTTCACAATGTCCCTGGGTAGAGCAAAG ACTCGTATATGGAAGGTGTGGGAAAAGGAAACTTGCTCCCCTGAGTATAATTATTTAAATG ACCCCTCAAAGTTCAGGCTCACGCACCAAACATCTTTTGTGAGGCAACATGCAAGCTGTTGGAGCAAAAGCACAATCACTCTCTATTTT GTGAGCTTCTTTAGGCAGTTCTTCCGATCTGTTCGGAGGACAGACTACCTTACTTTACGACATGGATTCATTTCT GCTCATTTATCTCCGGGGACTAGGTTCAATTTTCGAAAGTACATTAAAAGGTCCTTGGAGGATGATTTTAAGACAGTTGTTGGCATTAG TCCACCGTTATGGGCTTCTGCTTTGGCTGTCATGCTCTTCAATGTTCATG GATGGCACAACTTATTCTGGTTCTCTACAATTCCCCTTGTA GTGATTCTAGCAGTTGGAACAAAGCTGCAGGCTATAATTGCTATGATGGCTATTGAAATTACAGAGAGGCATACAGTTATTCAAGGCATGCCAGTGGTAAAACTGAGTGATGATCATTTCTGGTTCGGGAAGCCTCGTTTGGttctccacctcatccattTCGCATCATTTCAG AATGCATTTGAAATTACATATTTCTTTTGGATTTGG TACGAATTTGGCCTGAGGTCCTGCTTCCATGACAACTTTGAGCTTATCATTGCAAGAGTCTGCCTTGG AGCTATCGTCCAATTTATGTGCAGCTATATCACCCTTCCACTCTATGCCCTTGTGTCTCAG ATGGGTTCACAAATGAAGAGAACAATTTTCGACGAGCAGACAGCAAAGGCCCTGAAGAAATGGCACAAGGCCGTGGTGAAGAAGAAGCACCACAACAAGGGTTCATCTCACGACTCCTCCGAGACCCCTAGCACGGACACAGCAACACCGGCGAGGGAGGCGGGCGAGTGGCAGCGGCTGCACGACGTGCCGGTCCGGCACCTCCACCGGTACAAGACCATCGCGCACGTCGGCGGCGCGAGGAGCCCGCTGTCGGACTCGGACTACAGCGACACGGACGACACCGAGCCGCTGTCGTCGTCGCAGACGAGGCACCTGATACCGCCGGCGAAGCAGCGGAGCCTCGACACCGAGCGCGCGGAGGTGCGCGTGGACGTCGTAGAgacggtggcggcggtggcgccacgCGACGTCCTGCAAGACAGCTTCTCGTTTCCAAGGCTGCTTCCCCCTCGCCATGTGCCGGACAAGTGA